From the genome of Varibaculum prostatecancerukia, one region includes:
- a CDS encoding DUF1919 domain-containing protein: MNLDSLHDLKSKLQLRWHLYKNRQLLNREVTIISNNCIAGVIYHDCGLRFLSPTVNLWFPTEDFFTYAANLLEYSPQQGAELREIFEEGISYPLGLLTPKSADLPAIKLYFQHYPSFELAKEKWEQRSRRINLENICMIFECSQPIAENSPIPELFRAAPYSHKVIVTSKHSVTGAGTEVVHLPVYDLPGYQPGKLFTTKSKLSLSRWLDDFNYVEFLNRTKGKLLPAILK, from the coding sequence GTGAATCTTGATTCCCTGCACGACTTGAAAAGTAAGCTGCAGCTGCGCTGGCATTTATATAAAAACCGACAGCTTTTGAATCGGGAAGTAACCATTATTTCCAATAACTGTATTGCGGGGGTCATATATCATGATTGCGGTTTACGATTTCTTTCCCCTACTGTGAACCTTTGGTTTCCGACTGAAGATTTTTTCACCTACGCGGCCAACCTCCTTGAGTACTCCCCACAACAGGGAGCAGAACTACGTGAGATTTTTGAGGAGGGAATCAGTTACCCCCTGGGGTTACTAACTCCAAAATCTGCGGATCTGCCCGCGATAAAGCTTTACTTTCAGCATTACCCCAGCTTTGAACTTGCCAAAGAAAAATGGGAGCAGCGTTCAAGGCGAATAAACTTGGAAAACATTTGTATGATTTTTGAGTGTTCGCAACCCATTGCCGAAAACAGCCCTATTCCAGAGCTTTTTCGCGCGGCTCCCTATTCCCATAAAGTTATAGTTACCAGTAAGCATTCGGTAACTGGCGCAGGCACTGAAGTTGTACATCTTCCGGTATATGACTTGCCAGGGTATCAGCCGGGAAAGCTTTTCACCACCAAAAGTAAACTGTCTTTATCCCGGTGGCTTGATGATTTCAATTATGTAGAGTTTTTAAATCGCACTAAAGGAAAGCTGCTTCCCGCGATACTCAAGTAG
- a CDS encoding glycosyltransferase — MRVLQVMASCAQVSGVAQAMMNYYRHIAKEVTFDFLVFWENDYTFRAEIEELGGRVFLTPEPGLRGFPQYWKAVEDFFRAHVGEYDAVQLHDLYLNPVIFTLAKKYGVKVRIAHSHSEKYSEHLIGSVRNWLLYRSLPYLATDFWAASIAAGNAAFGKRITSTASFTVINNAISLEHFLFNPQQRAEVRSEFNISPDAFVLGHIGRFVALKNHELLVQVFAEVKRRRPDACLLLVGEGGALRPAVETRVKKLGIADSVHFAGLRTDIGALLSAMDSFCLPSLHEGFGIVLVEAQTNGLPCLASSQVPAEARILPSYRQQGLGDPPDRWAETVLSLPTNRLEGADKLVAQKGFDIRQASQLLVNRYQKLILNERKA, encoded by the coding sequence GTGAGAGTCTTACAGGTGATGGCTTCGTGCGCTCAGGTTTCTGGGGTAGCACAAGCGATGATGAATTACTATCGTCACATTGCCAAAGAAGTTACCTTTGATTTCCTGGTGTTCTGGGAAAATGACTACACCTTTCGGGCGGAAATCGAAGAACTCGGGGGGAGGGTATTTCTGACCCCCGAACCTGGGCTTAGGGGATTCCCGCAGTATTGGAAAGCGGTCGAGGATTTTTTCCGGGCTCACGTTGGTGAATATGATGCGGTGCAACTTCACGATCTTTATTTGAATCCGGTGATTTTCACGCTTGCAAAAAAATATGGAGTGAAGGTGCGAATCGCGCATAGTCATTCCGAAAAATATTCTGAGCACCTAATAGGCAGTGTACGAAACTGGTTACTCTATCGTTCCCTGCCCTATCTGGCTACTGACTTTTGGGCAGCTTCCATAGCAGCGGGAAACGCGGCTTTTGGTAAACGCATAACTTCTACTGCCTCATTCACAGTAATCAATAACGCAATCAGTTTGGAGCATTTCTTATTTAACCCCCAACAAAGAGCGGAAGTGCGAAGCGAGTTCAACATTTCCCCGGATGCTTTTGTGCTCGGACATATAGGGCGCTTCGTAGCCCTGAAGAACCATGAATTATTAGTGCAGGTCTTTGCTGAGGTAAAGCGGCGCCGCCCCGATGCATGTCTCCTCTTAGTGGGTGAAGGTGGCGCTCTGCGTCCCGCAGTTGAGACCCGAGTTAAGAAACTTGGGATTGCAGATTCGGTGCATTTTGCGGGTCTTCGTACAGATATAGGCGCGCTTCTAAGCGCCATGGATAGTTTCTGTTTGCCTTCTCTCCATGAAGGCTTTGGGATTGTGCTGGTAGAAGCACAGACCAATGGTCTGCCTTGTCTGGCGAGTAGCCAGGTACCGGCGGAAGCTAGAATTCTTCCTAGCTATCGGCAGCAGGGCTTAGGTGACCCGCCGGATCGTTGGGCGGAAACTGTCCTATCCCTGCCGACAAATCGTTTAGAAGGGGCAGATAAGCTAGTTGCCCAGAAGGGTTTCGATATTAGGCAAGCCTCGCAGTTACTTGTAAATCGCTATCAAAAATTGATACTTAACGAACGTAAAGCTTAA
- a CDS encoding O-antigen ligase family protein, whose protein sequence is MNEAVVSDETVTPTAPKQARKLFSVLLNPVYCVSVYLVYLVLRQVVILGEFLGSIQYLLLFWAYALILYYLLKDRSYFKTPWIKVLGLLLPAAVVTLALNYAVNPVTQIKSGILLAVSVLLVYPLGAYIARSSKPHRELAKVLLPAQIITGLQALTSVAMIALGFTFLGELAGAMRRLGVQSLTYGSGNRVFIVFGMNVDSNHAALAGIVSIFVTTWALIYQEKIFLTARGKIRYRILYWINLVLVVIATVGCNSRGARLSLLITLAVAGLCLFVFYYRRSEYLQKKAKALLVVWVILIGGFGYTTVNANIDALVEGEISYYTQVFELIHPAGSKKTSSDWKMADDVSMLRVNKGDSTKSARIYIWEETLELWKGHPVVGIGPYNTDEYAKAEKLRAEQKLLERGYHVHNSYLDVLISYGALGFGIYLVFFLGCLVSYGKAIKLRHPDWSDFFLGAAWLTIMSGVMFLTDSFLGLDYMFGILLIIMGYLIARPDSEPMRIPVITLRETKLVSGN, encoded by the coding sequence GTGAATGAAGCAGTAGTAAGTGATGAAACTGTGACCCCTACGGCGCCAAAGCAAGCGCGCAAGCTCTTCAGTGTCCTGCTGAATCCGGTTTACTGCGTGAGTGTCTACCTGGTTTATCTTGTGTTGCGGCAAGTTGTAATTTTAGGCGAGTTCCTCGGGTCGATACAGTATTTGCTTTTGTTCTGGGCATATGCCTTGATTCTTTATTATTTATTAAAGGATCGCTCCTACTTTAAAACCCCTTGGATAAAAGTGCTGGGGTTGCTGCTGCCTGCCGCGGTAGTTACCTTAGCCCTAAACTATGCGGTAAATCCGGTAACTCAAATTAAATCCGGAATCCTGCTTGCAGTTTCGGTGTTATTAGTTTATCCGCTGGGAGCCTATATAGCGCGCAGCTCCAAACCCCATAGAGAGCTGGCTAAAGTATTGCTGCCCGCACAGATAATAACTGGTTTACAGGCGCTTACTTCGGTCGCAATGATTGCCTTGGGTTTTACTTTCCTAGGTGAACTAGCGGGCGCCATGCGCCGTCTTGGGGTGCAATCTTTGACCTATGGTTCCGGGAATCGAGTATTCATCGTTTTCGGAATGAATGTGGATTCGAATCACGCTGCACTCGCTGGAATAGTGAGTATCTTTGTTACTACCTGGGCGTTGATTTATCAGGAAAAGATCTTCCTTACCGCGCGCGGTAAAATAAGATACCGAATTTTGTATTGGATAAATCTAGTTCTGGTAGTTATCGCTACCGTTGGTTGCAATTCTCGAGGAGCCCGTTTATCCCTATTAATCACCCTGGCAGTGGCCGGTCTTTGCCTTTTCGTGTTTTATTACCGGCGCAGTGAGTATCTACAGAAAAAAGCGAAAGCTCTGCTGGTGGTGTGGGTAATCCTTATCGGGGGTTTTGGCTACACCACGGTTAATGCCAATATAGATGCCCTGGTGGAGGGAGAAATTTCCTATTACACTCAAGTTTTTGAACTAATTCACCCTGCCGGATCTAAGAAAACCAGTTCTGATTGGAAGATGGCAGATGACGTGAGTATGCTTCGCGTAAATAAAGGAGATTCCACTAAATCAGCGCGCATTTACATCTGGGAAGAAACCCTCGAGCTTTGGAAAGGGCACCCGGTAGTCGGTATTGGCCCCTACAACACTGATGAATACGCGAAAGCGGAGAAACTACGCGCTGAGCAGAAATTATTGGAGCGGGGCTATCACGTGCACAACTCCTATCTTGATGTTTTAATCAGCTACGGAGCTCTCGGATTTGGGATCTACCTGGTGTTTTTCTTGGGATGTCTGGTTAGCTATGGAAAAGCGATAAAGCTGCGTCACCCCGATTGGTCCGATTTCTTCTTGGGCGCGGCCTGGCTGACGATAATGAGCGGAGTTATGTTCCTGACTGATTCATTCCTAGGCTTAGATTACATGTTCGGGATTTTGCTGATTATCATGGGTTATTTAATAGCCCGTCCCGACTCCGAGCCGATGAGAATTCCAGTGATTACGCTGCGGGAAACAAAACTGGTTTCCGGGAACTAA